The Oncorhynchus keta strain PuntledgeMale-10-30-2019 chromosome 28, Oket_V2, whole genome shotgun sequence DNA segment AACCTGTAGTTAGCTAATAAGACCAAGGTTGACTCCGTAAAGCTTACTAAAGTGATCTGGTGCAGTGGGTTTCTAGGAATAGGCTAAACAGCCTTTAGGGACACCTGTTGTTAGAGCTGGGGTTTGAGTGGCTACCAAGAAGCACCTTCACTTTACACTCTCTCATCCATGACTGTCTGAGGCAATTTTCTGTGATTCACCGTCCATTTTGAAGGTACAAATCCTTGCGTGGCATAGCCTATGCAAATTGTTTGTGTTTTCGGGAATCATTGTTTTCAAGGCATTCCGCTTTTGATTGAACTTGCACTGTACAGAAAGAGCGTCTTGGAATGTAGGTAGGTGGGCAAAGTGAGATGCAAACAAACTCATCAATTCATGGCCCTCATCAGGACTGAAGCCCATGTCTCTCCGTTGTCTCCTGGAGGACAGGAGCACACAGCCTACTCTCTGTTTGGTTGGCCTTGTTTGTTGCGCTGAAGCACAAGTTGTCGCCCAGCTGAATCAAGAGGACTTGTTGCCATGGAGATCCTCTCCAGTGGCACCCCATGGAACACAAACACCTAAGTTTATCTGACTGTGTTGACCAATGATTATAGACACTCATAGGATGTCTTCTGTGATGATCATGAAGGCCGTGGTTCTGAGGTCCAAGTAAGTTTTGTGACCCGTCGGTTGCACCTTAGATTTGGTGGCCTAACACTGTTAACCTATTGCTGTTTCTCATTAAAGCAGGCATGAGGAAACCGCAGTGGAAACCTGCTGGAACTCTGGTGACTTTGTCCTCTGGGGGTCCTGCCTTAGGTGGTGTTCCACTTGTTTACTGTGTGGCAGGATTCCGTTCGTGAACACCGTTTGTGACTGACTCTCCCTTTTCTTTTTGTCTCTGTGCCCTCGCTCTGTGCAGTCTGGCTGAGGAGGAGGTAAAGACCGAGTCCgagggggtagaggggatggaTGCGTCCGTGCGATCCAAAGGTAAGAACAAGGCCTTTGCGTACAAATGTTACTGTGTTTTGAGAAGACCGCTTATTCTCGTATTCTTCTTTTAGTATTGATCTTACATTTAAACATGTTTGTTGTGGATCTTTGAGCTACACTGAGCAACCATTCTGCCATTGAGTTAATATCAGATCACTGTAATGGAGCAACACTGCCTCAGGGATTGAGTGTGAACACTTGTCACAGGCCCTCGACCACACTTCCCTTGAAATGTGGTTGGCGTAGCAAGGATGATAAGATGTTAACTTATCATATGAAATTCGTTGCCAGATTGGGAAACCAAGCAGTAAGGTTTGGTGGCCAAAATCTCTTATCTGATCGGTATCCCTGGGCAAGCACTACTGTATTTTGTCTCTCAGTGATGGGGTTCTGCTAACAAAAGAAAGGTCTAGGCTTTACACTGCCTTTGACCTTCACAATGACTCTTATCCCCGTCGGAGGAAAGATTAGTTGAGTAGTACTGAAGACGATGGAGCCGGTCATTGTTGTGTAGACTGGCCTGTGACTGGGagtgtctctgcctctctagtCTTTCATGCCAGGCGTCTAGTCTCTCCTTCTAAGCCTCATATTCATGAGTTGCCCCTCCGTCACTCGTTCGCGTCGTTGCCATTGCTATCAACATTCTACAGATGCTGCAGCCATATTAATGAGCAAAAGTTCTAAATTACACATATAGGGGCTTGAGAATACGATGACATTGCTAAAGTAGGCACATATTTAGTAGGAATCAACTTTGCCATCATCATGTTGTCAATTTACTTTAGACAGATGGCAATGTTGTCCTTAGCAAGCAAAGTTTGTCAAATGAACGagcaatgctaacgttagctagataaaATCTGTGTCTCCCttcaatcttagctagctagctaacgttatactgcatctaaagtcaatctggctACCTCAAAATAACGACAAAAGGTTTTCCAACTAATTATTTGCCACCTTTAGACACAGTAATGCACTTTAGACCAAATCTTCATCGGTGCCCAATGAGGACGCATTGAATAgaatgctcagtttggcagcAGTCCTAAAACGAACAATCAAAACAATATCGTGACGCAACGTGGAACCCATTAATAAGCTGCTACTCTTGTTCCGTATTTTATGTATGGTGACCTGGTTTTCCCTCTACTTCGGCCACTAGTGTCTGACCCTGGGTCAGCAGAGCGGGCGCTGGTGGCTCAGAAGAGGAAGGTGTCCAGCCCCACCCACTCCTCCAATGGCCACTCCCCCTCAGACACCTCCCCCAGCCccctgaagaagaagaagaaacctgGAGCCATCCATAGCAACAACAaagaccaggtgtgtgtgtgtgtgtgtgtgtgtgtgtgtgtgtgtgtgtgtgtgtgtgcgtgtgcgtgtgagggCTGGGCGATATATTTTTATGAGCGTTTTATGTCTGCTTGCTGTCTTTTTGGTCTCGTCTCATTTGGTCCTTCTGTGCTGTACACCTTCCCATTTACACCAGAAATCTGTATATAATaacgagatgctcatgtctctgccctaacaatgggagtcgttgtcccaaaggtAGGAAGGCAGGCGACAAGTTAGGTTCAAAATAAGCGcatagaaacgcattgggcttattttggacagatttcgACAAGCCTCTCGCTTTGCCTCTTTCTCCCAAGCTCCTCCCCTACCACCCACAACAACAAAGGTGAGAGATCACTTCTTCCACTCTGACAAACGGTTTCAACTcgctatttgtattttttattgaacctttacttaacttggcaagtcagttaacaacaaaatcttagttacaatgacggcctaccccggccaaaccctaacccggtcgacgctgggccaattgtgccccgccctatgggactcccaatcacagctggttgtgatacagcctagaatcgaaccagggtctgtagtgacgcttctagcactgagatgcagtgccttagaccgctgcgccactctcgAGCGctttggtccaacagaatcggTTATATGGACACCGAAACACATCAAGACATTATTTTACTCTAATGGAGGAGAAGTTAACCTTTCGAACCATACACTGTTTGTTTCAACTCCTCACATTTCGAGCAGTCAGACACTACTAAAACGGATGTACCACTGAACATTCATTCTGGAAAATGAATGCTCAGTTTGTCGCGCACGCATTATGGTACCACATATCGCTAGCAACATTTTAGTCAAATAAAGATTGTTATACTAGCCATTTAGCCATTTAGTctgtttttataaatgtgcaataagGAATTGGCATCttgttctcattctgagaaataaggtagGGCCACTCATGCTGTTCAAACAGTTTGAGACGGACAGAAGCTTGGGTTCATAACAATTCAAATGTTTTGTCTTTTTAGCTGAATTCAGAGCTTGTGAAATTATACCTTGATCCAAGTTGGCTAAACTTGAAATATAACTATTTGCTGCCTACTCACTAGCACGTGGGCTTGTACTTGAGAGTTTGTTCATGAGACCGGTGTTAATTTTCTACAATGCCTGCtacattattagtgaatgtgcattatgCATGGTTCTGATTTTCAATTTGAAACAAAAATGGCGTTTTTCTAGACAGACCtgaaagccagatcagtgatttATTAACAATTTTAATACAATTAAAACtgggtcttatggttgtggaaggaATATATTCAGCCGTGGTATAATTTCACAAGCTCTGAATTCAATAGATTATTGATGGCTGTTTTGcagtgaatttgaccattttaaaATTGTACAACAAAGCTTATTTTGAGAAAACATTAAAATGAAATCTAGATGTATATTTTGTGAATCGCCCATAAGTTAGAAAACATTTAGATGAGTTTTAGGTGTTATCGCACAGCCCTAGCGTCTGTGCACAACATATTATGCCCCCAGGTTTAAATGAAAGCCACTGCTGTATGTTCTAACAATGCATTAGTTCATATCAAAAACATACATGATTGTGTATCATGTATTGATGATTAAATGTTAAAATAATTGCTGTGATGATTGGTAATCACAACAGTTTATAGAGTGTAATAACTTAATTACTTTTCTAAACCTAAACAGCCTTTTTGGAAAGGATAGATATTAATGCATATTATTGTATGCTTGCCAGATATTTtatatttttgcacatttattccCATTTGTTGTGAATGCTTTGTTTTACATTCATGACACAATTAAACCCCAAGCCAAAACCTTTGAATTCAGTTCCGCTGACAGATGGAAAAAGTTGCATGTTCTGAACAGTGACATAGATATTTGCTGACTAGTATTGTCTTGTTCACTGATTGGCTGATGTGGGTTAATGAAGTGTCAATCATGATATCCAACACAAGACTGATTATTGGTCCACCTGGTAAAGTCAATCAAATTGCACTTAGTCTGTGATGACATAAACAGATGACAGAAACACAAACTtctgttatagataaagaacaaTGACATGACTATCTTATAGATAGACCTGCATTGATATTGACGAGACCAACCAAAACGGTCTTGTGTTTTGGTGCCTGCTTGCTTATTATCCTGCCTTACTTGCCACTGTGtatttctctctgtgttctgttgcACTGCACCTTTTGTGTTTGTTTTCTGCGTGTGTTTTGAAACCCGCCCCCTGTTTCTCTTGCCGCATTTCAGTCAGAGCTAAGACATGGTCCCTTTTACTATGTGAAGCAGCCATCACTCACCACAGACCCTGTTGATGTTGTACCGCAGGACGGCAGGAATGACTTCTACTGCTGGCTGTGCCACCGCGAGGGCCAGGTGCTCTGCTGTGAGCTCTGCCCGAGGGTGTACCATGCCAAGTGCCTCAAACTGCCAGCAGAGCCCGAGGGCGACTGGTTCTGTCCAGAGTGTGAGGTACTCGCTTGTGTGTGTGCCGTGGGTGTGTAGGTGTACATACGTGCGCATGTTGTGTGGGCGTGTTCCGGGTACATTTTTCCCTTTACCACTAGCTTAATATCCGCTTGCTCTTTTGGTGTCAGGTGATGGGGTTGGAGGCAGGCTTGGTTCAATTTCAATTCTTAATTTCAAGTAAATAATGTAAAAATCCTTATACCCATACTTCCGGGGTCAGTTCCCTATAATCATTTGACTGGGCCTGACGATGATATCATCAAATTCGTGAAAACGCAGTCATTTTAAGATGTGTATAAAATAATATTTGTGCTACGTGTTGCGCTACGTGTTTCCCCATTGAAAACCATTCAAAAAGCCTACAAAAGTTCAACAACTCCAAGGCTTCTTCCTGGAAAATGACACGTCACTTTCATAGTATATTATTCTATAATAAGGATAATACACATGGCATATTTTAAGTCTCGAATTTAAATGGAATCGAGCCCAAGCCTGTTTGGAGGGCAAACATAAAGTGGGCAGGATCTATATCTTCCCTCTCTAGATGGATTTCGCTGCTATGAGGACTAGTACTTCTGTCTCCTATAAATCATAACACAGATGCAGAGTTAATAGCCAGCCCAGCAGACTGCTGTGAGTGGTTGTGGGTTAGCCCAGTATCCCTTTTGGTTTTTTACTAGCTACTGTTTGTCACTTTGCCctgactttttaaaatgtttctaGAAAATCACAGTAGCAGAGTGCATAGAGACACAGAGCAAAGCCATGACCATGCTAACGATAGATCAGCTCTCATACCTGCTGAAGTTTGCCCTCCAGAAGATGAAACAGCCAGGGGTAAGTTCAAAACACGTTTTTAAATcacagtttatttgtcacattcttTGTGAACAACCggcgtagactaacagtgaaatgcttactttacgtGTCCTTTTCCatcaatgcagagttaaagatacaTTTTTTTTGGTTGTTGAAATAGTGACACAAGGAATAAGTAGACAGTGAATAACGAATAACAATAGCTagtaaaaaataacatggctatatacagggactaccagtaCCGAGTTGTTCATTGACATTGATAGTTCTTTTGACATATTCCAGGTGCCCACTGTGAGCCAGAGAGGGCTTTAGGTTGAATGGTGTGTTTATGAGAACTGATGCCTGTGACTGTTTCCTCTCTGGGCAGACTGAGCCCTTCTGGAAGCCTGTGTCTCTGGAGCAGCACCCTGACTATGCCGAGTACATATTCCATGCTATGGACCTCGCAACACTGGAGAAGGTACCCTTACATTCCCATTTGTCATTTCGCAGGCGCTTTTATCTAGAGCGACTACATGCCATAAGTGAATTCAACTGAAGTCGAAATGGTGTTTTCTAATAATGTACATTTTTCTCTGCTATATTTGTAGAATATGAAAAAGAAAATGTATGGCTGCACGGAAGCCTTCTTGGCTGACATGAAATGGATATTGCACAACTGCATCATCTACAATGGTGGTAGGTCACAAACACCTGCTTAATTAACACAGTTTCCTTTCTGTACTGATACTTGTTTTGGAGAAAGCCAAGTTGTTTTTCTGTCTTTCGGTATTGTTGCAGGTAATCACAAACTAACAGCAACAGCAAAGGTCGTTGTGAAGATCTGTGAACATGAAGTGAGTCATTTTTACACGATGACTGAAATGCCAGCCTGGGTTGTGTTTTGTTTTCTCCCTTCCATGTGTAAAATGGCCATTTCAGTGATGTGGAAACTGCTGTCTGTTTCAGATGAACGAAATCGAGGTCTGTCCAGAGTGCTACCTGTCCTCGTGCCAAAAGCGGGACAACTGGTTTTGCGAGCCATGTGTAAGACAAACGTTTCCTCACCTTCTTTTGCAATGAACATTTTTAATAGATTTAAATGTAACTTTTTGTCCTTCCACATACTATGTGACTTTGGGTCACAATTAGGTTTGTCCCGAAGACAAATGTAGACTAGCctaaatgtcatatttcaaatCTCAAAAAACACTCTTTAGAGCACAGGAATGTCTTTGCGAATCTTATTCCACTGTCTGTTTTTCTGCTGTCTTATCGGACCTTTCCCCTGGTGTGCCTCCCCTCTTAGGGTCATACCCACCCCTTGGTGTGGGCCAAGCTGAAGGGCTTCCCCTTCTGGCCAGCCAAAGCACTGCGGGAGAAAGACGGACAGGTGGACGCACGCTTCTTCGGACAGCATGACAGGTGAGCCTTGCCGTTGGATGAAAGTAGAGGATGGGAAGGGACTTTTCATTGTTTTTTACTTGGACTCCTCTGAAGTGAGTCATGGTTCTATACTTATCCTACTCCTTAACAAgtctttctgtttttttttttttatctcgtAGGGCGTGGGTTCCCATCAACAACTGCTACCTCATGTCCAAGGAGATTCCTTTCTCTGTGAAGAAGACCAAGAGCATCTTCAACAGCGCCATGCAGGAGATGGAGGTCTACGTGGAGAACATCCGCAAGAAGTTTGGTGTGTTTAACTACGCCCCCTTCCGCACCCCCTTCACGCCCAACAACCAGCTCCAGATGCTGCTGGATCCAGCCAACCCCGGGGCAGGGGCCGTGAAGATGGAGAAACCCGACAAGATGCGCTTCAACTTCGACATGACCGCGTCTCCCAAGATGCTCCTGGGCAAGAGCTCTCTGTCGAGCGGGATGGGGCGGAGGATCTCTCTGACAGACATGCCTCGCTCTCCCATGAGCACCAACTCCTCTGTACACACGGGGTCTGACGTGGAGCaggatgggatggagagagggccCAGGAACCCCCCATTCCACTACAGTGCTGGGGAGGAGTCTATGGACTACACCGGTAATTAACATGCTCCTGACTCTAACACGTCATACGACTAACTAACACAGGGGTATTATCTACAGAATAGTCACAGTCAAAACATGTGTGGCGGTTAAAGTGTTGTGTTCTGGCCACAGCGTCCCCTGCGTCAGTGAAGATGGGCCATGCAGGCAGCTTGACGGGCAGCCCCAAGCCATTCTCCCCTGGTCTGGTGCCCAAGCAGGAGAGGGCCCCTGGCACAGGCAGCATCCTCAACCTCAACCTGGGTGTGTCCCatctaacctctcctcctcctcctgtagcACCTTGTCTTGTGCTGTGTGTTCGGTTAGGGGTTATGTTTCGGTTGTGTGTTGAGTTCGAGTGTCATTTGCCACAGATCGTGTGAAGGCTGAGATGGACCTGAAGGAGCTCAGTGAGGCagtacagcagcagcagcaacaacaacaacaacaacaggggtcATCACTCCTCACCACCACCCCCAAGAGACCAATCAGGAGCCTGGACAAGACCATCGAGAGCTGCAAGGCCCAACTAGGTACACTCACAAACCATTCATGAATTGTGTCTCAAGGCCTATAAATGATACGCTCATGACATAtgatacatatacagtaccagttaaaagtttggacacaactactcattcaaggctttttctttattttgactatttattacattgtagaataatagtgaagacatcaaaactataaaataacatatgaaatcatgtagcaaccaaaaaaagtgttaatcaaaatatattttatatttgagattcttcaaaatagctaccctttgccttgatgacagctttgcacactcttggcattttctcaaccagcttcaactggaatgccTTGCCAACAGTCTttaaagagttcccacatatgctgagcaattgttggcttcttttccttaactttgcagtccaactcatcccaaactatctcaattgggttgaggttgggtgattgtggaggccaggtcatctgcactccattactctccttcttggtcaaatagcccttacacaacctggaggtgtgttgggtcattgtcctgttgaaaacaggcttcagaatgctatggtagccatgctggttaagtgtgccttgaaaacTAAATCAATCAcaggcagtgtcaccagcaaagcacatcacaccacctcctccatgcttcatggtgagaaccacacatgcatAGATCATCCATTCaactactctgcttctcacaaagacatggcggttggaaccaaaaatcacagatttgggctcatcagaccaaaggacagatttccaccagtctaatgtccattgctcgtgtttcttggcccaatcaagtctttttttcttcttattggtgtccttttaataggggtttctttgcagaaattcgaccatgaaggcctgactcatgcagtctcctctgaacagtttttgagatgtctgttaggtgaattctgtgaagcatttatttgggctccaatttctgaggctggtaactctaatgaacttatcctctgcagcataggtaactctgggttttcctttcccgtggctgtcctcatgagagccagtttggtttttgatggtttttgtgactgcacttgaagaaactttcaatgttcttgaaatgttttaaggattgactgaccttcatgtcttaaagtaatgatggactgtcatttctctttgctattagatctgttcttgccataatatgtacttggtcttttaccaaatagggctatcttctgtataccaccccaaccttgtcacatcacaactgattggctcaaacgcaataAGAAGCAGAGAAATTCcagaaatgaacttttaacaaggcacaactgttaattgaaatgtattccaggtgactacctcattaagctagttgagagaatgccaagagtgtgcaaagctgtcatcaagggaaagggtggctactttgaagaatctaaaatatgaaatatatttataaatataattTATTCAATACTcatttgattccatatgtgttatttcataggtttgatgtcttcactattattctacaatgtaaaaataaagaaaaacactatGTATTGTTTTTTGTCCTTGTGCAGGCATTGATGGGATCTCTGAGGACGTGTATAAGGGTGTGGAACACAGTGACTCAGAGGATTCCGAAAAGTCTGACTCCAGCGACAGCGAGTACCTTAGCGATGAGGAGCACAGACAGAAGAGCGCCGCCCATGACGACAAGGACAAAGCAGAGAGGGAGTCAAGGAAGAGGCCCA contains these protein-coding regions:
- the LOC118361378 gene encoding protein kinase C-binding protein 1-like isoform X4, encoding MDASVRSKVSDPGSAERALVAQKRKVSSPTHSSNGHSPSDTSPSPLKKKKKPGAIHSNNKDQSELRHGPFYYVKQPSLTTDPVDVVPQDGRNDFYCWLCHREGQVLCCELCPRVYHAKCLKLPAEPEGDWFCPECEKITVAECIETQSKAMTMLTIDQLSYLLKFALQKMKQPGTEPFWKPVSLEQHPDYAEYIFHAMDLATLEKNMKKKMYGCTEAFLADMKWILHNCIIYNGGNHKLTATAKVVVKICEHEMNEIEVCPECYLSSCQKRDNWFCEPCGHTHPLVWAKLKGFPFWPAKALREKDGQVDARFFGQHDRAWVPINNCYLMSKEIPFSVKKTKSIFNSAMQEMEVYVENIRKKFGVFNYAPFRTPFTPNNQLQMLLDPANPGAGAVKMEKPDKMRFNFDMTASPKMLLGKSSLSSGMGRRISLTDMPRSPMSTNSSVHTGSDVEQDGMERGPRNPPFHYSAGEESMDYTASPASVKMGHAGSLTGSPKPFSPGLVPKQERAPGTGSILNLNLDRVKAEMDLKELSEAVQQQQQQQQQQQGSSLLTTTPKRPIRSLDKTIESCKAQLGIDGISEDVYKGVEHSDSEDSEKSDSSDSEYLSDEEHRQKSAAHDDKDKAERESRKRPKASTQGEDKEAVTETRDKKNSEALLKDRQGINGPERDSQEKPRTPQTQPPTDMPKAPEEGRAGAPRTLAGPDQDSDSERELVIDLGDEQGGRDRKARREPGAVVAKATKEPLGTKLEGKFPASVAPSPASATLSNLKDPSQPLVNPPLNLSSSTGSGQPNTALSTTHSPAPTSAPTLSSAAVALAVKKQRPLLPKETAQAVQRTVVWNPANKFQTSSQKWHMQKVQRQQQQEEQPSTPTQTQPPVPVQAPTQTQAQTRSPQQLQSQQQLPGSSSMRYQTRQAAKAVQQKDGPQTSTSSVTLVTSGASSSSSSYLAGDFQIPTASADVAADIAKYTNKMMETIKGTMTEIYNDLSKSTSGNTIAEIRRLRIEIEKLQWLHQQELSEMKHNLELTMAEMRQSLEQERERLVAEVKKQMEVEKQQAVDDTKKKQWCANCRKEAIFYCCWNTSYCDYPCQQAHWPEHMKSCTQSATASQQEPEAESTSDPSAKPPGHSSSAQAPSGTGSAATDKGPSPTCCVDKSKDSASATVP